GGGCAATGGCAGTGATTTACTGTAACAGCTGCCTCGGTTACCCTTTTTATCTGTGCTTCCTacagctttattttatttttgtttgtgcatttaaaaataggaatttttaaaaaacattttaaattgtatacacttttttctacatatacTCAGAAACCGTCAGTAAAGTGGGCTGAACCAAAGCTCATACAAAGACCTGTACTTAAAATTGAAGCTTCAtttgcattaaataaaaataagggCTAGAAAGCTACACAGCTGTGTGATTGTCACTgtcagaactttaaaaaaacaacagtacaaCACTTCAAAAGAATCAACAGCATTATAGGAGCTTAGTATAGAGAAACActattaaaaaacagttttctgtttCACTGAAGGCTTATATGTGCCCAAACTGCAGTCTATCTGCAATATTAATTAACAGTGACAACAAATGaaatcctttgtttttttattattggatATGCACCAACCTGTGTACAGTCTCTTGGCTGTTCTCATGTTCTTCTTGAACTCTGAACTTTGGTCCCTCAGCAGATAACAATGTGGCCAGTGGTTTCAACATTAGGCACATTCAACAGGGGATTGTTTTTCTGCGATCTAAAGCAAGTAGAAGGACCTGCATTTGTCTGTTATCTCTCCGCCCCTCGGCCTCCCCCACAGTGTCTGAGCACAGACTGTATCTGTGCCAGGATTTTGGACCTGCGGTTAAAAAGTAACTAAGCCACTGATCCAACAGTCCAACAGCGCCTCCAGGATTACCACATTCAAGCTCCATTTTGACTTTAGCCCCaagagaggagtgtgtgtgtgtgtgtgagagctgtGCAACACACACCTCCCTCTGTCACTCCTCCTGAACCCTGCCCTTTCGTCAGCTGTGCTTTCAGGTCTCCTGGGGTCGAACTACAAATCCCACTATGGCCACGCCAATACCCATTGGTCggttggttggggttaggcattttaccttgagtggttaaggttaggctaGCTGATTGGTCAGGAGATAGGACCTGAAAAATGGGGTTACCTTGCCTAAGCATAGATGTTTCATTTCACTAATAGTGTAACATAACAGGGATCACCAAGTGACTTTGGTCAGAGTCGCATGGTGTCATACTCCCATCTAGAGGCCAGATTTAATAACCAACCATGTTCCCTTTTCAGATTTGGCCGCATTGGTCGTCTGGTGACCCGTGCTGCTTTCACCTCCAAAAAGGTGGAGATTGTGGCCATCAATGACCCTTTTATTGACCTGGAGTACATGGTAAGTGATGgaagattgtttgtttttatgaaatcaACACCAGCCATGTGCTTGAAAATTAAGTTGAGGGTTGGTGAAGGTTAGTGGCTTTTTCAGTTCTTTTACACACTTGGGAAGTTGGAAGAAGAGAATCACTTCAGAATatgataaattaaaatgttcatgtCATTTAGATAATGAAGAGTTCATTAAGTAATCTTGCGTCTATGCGCACAGCCTAAATTCAACATGTACaaggtttttgttgtgtttttattttttgcttaaaTTCAGATTTAATTTCAAACCGTCTCGCCTGCTTTTGTCATATCCATAATTTGAAAACTTTCTCCATCCTCTTCCCATGGTTTCTTTTAGGTCTACATGTTCAAGTATGACTCCACCCACGGCCGCTTCCATGGTGAGGTCAAGGTTGAGGGTGACAAACTGGTCATCGATGGACATAAAATCAGCGTTTTCCACGAGTGAGTTTGCTAACCAGGCATTAAATATAGGAAGCATTACAGTTTAATAGTTTCAGACATTGGCAAAGGGGAACTGAGGAAGCATGTATTTTGacttaacttttcttttctcttttcttcaggAGGGACCCCGCTAACATCAAATGGGGGGATGCTGGAGCCCAGTATGTGGTTGAGTCCACTGGTGTATTCACAACCATTGAGAAGGCCTCTGTACGTATCTAAGGCCTGTCTAAAAGTAATTACTGTATGAGATGTGACGTAATTGACCAAAAGGACAAAGATTAAATACTATTTAACACATTGCAGGCTCACTTGAAGGGGGGTGCCAAGAGAGTCATCATCTCTGCTCCAAGCGCTGACGCTCCCATGTTCGTCATGGGCGTCAACCACGAGAAGTATGACAACTCCCTCACGGTTGTTAGGTAAGAGccagattttatttttggtcttgtatTAAGTGGTTTGAAATTTTagtatttgaaaatgttatttagtgTTTAACTCATTGTACATCTGCTACTGATCTCTAAAAGATAGAGGTTGAACTTTGTTGTGATAGAACGTTTTATGctggtgttttctttatttctttcgaAAATCTGCAGTTAACTGATTCTGTTACTTTTCCTCTCCCATAGCAATGCTTCCTGCACAACTAACTGCCTGGCCCCCCTGGCCAAGGTCATCAACGACAACTTTGTCATCATTGAAGGCCTGATGGTGAGGGTTTAAACACTTGTGGGAATAATCTGGCAGAAAGACACTCGGCAGCCCCTAAACCAGATTACCAACAGCCTAAATCataaacatggggggggggggggggggggggggcgcggTTAGTCATATTTAATCATCCTCTTCTTTGTCCATCAGAGCACAGTTCATGCCATCACTGCCACACAAAAGACTGTAGACGGACCCTCCGGCAAGCTGTGGAGGGACGGCCGTGGTGCCAGCCAGAACATCATTCCCGCCTCTACTGGTGCTGCCAAAGCTGTCGGCAAAGTCATCCCTGAGCTCAACGGGTCAGTGCCAATAATTTTATTGCAGTACACTCTGTTATTGTATTAACATGACTTGTCCTAAAACCAGTGAATTTTGTTTTGTGACCTTACATTCTCTGGATTTCACAGCAAGCTGACCGGCATGGCCTTCCGTGTCCCCACCCCCAACGTGTCCGTGGTTGACCTGACAGTCCGTCTGGAGAAACCTGTGAGTGACCGCAAACTACAATCATTAATCATTTAACAAACTAAaacttatttttacttaagttgTATTTGATCATCTTACTGTTAGAATACTAAGAATatagtgcaaaaataaaatgttctgtaGCCTGGGATGGCCTCGCGCCCTCCTATTTTCTGGCATGTGTAAGATAAGTAAGTTTCTCAATTACTGGAGCACAGTGGTCCTGAAACATTTGGAACAGAATGCAACTAGATAAACATCTTGGCATTACAGACAAATCTTTAGGccaggagagggggagggagcaAGGGTGACTCCGGGGCTAGCGCAATGCGCTAGCCCATCTTCTCGTGAGACGGAACGTCTGAGCTATGTCCAACTGATTAGAGGTGTCAGACACCATGGTGGACGGAGGAAAGGTCCAGGGTCAGACCTGGAGAGATGTGTAGACTGTCTTTGCAATGTCATTCACTAAAGATTTGTTATAACTTGACTGAGAACTGAGTATTGATTTCCTGGTCTACCAGTCAACGAacacaaattcaataaaatatcaaaatcagaCATTTAAGTATTTCCTGTTTAGACTACAGTACATATGTTCATGGTAGTAAAGCAATGTAGTTCTGAGTCAAAGTTGCATAGCCCACCCTACTGTCATAACTGCTAACTAGCACACAAAATGTGTCTTAATCAGGGCTGAAAATGATCTCTAATTTTGTTACGCATCACATTCAAACAAGAATTTTTGCACCAAATCTATATCTTTCATGTATTCCCTGTCTTTTAAGTCTCTATGTATGCGGTGTCACGTCAGTGTTGACCTGCTTGCTTACATATATTAATGCACATTTTCATTAGAAACCCACAGGTCTGAGTGTTAGACATAGGAAGTCAAGTATTGAGATTGAtcgtgttttatttttttatttttttaccttttcatgAAACTTGCAGATAATAAGAATTTTGGAAAAACACCAGGTTGcctttttaaagtttatgtGAATTTAACAGGCCAAATATGAAGACATCAAGAAGGTTGTGAAGGCTGCAGCTGATGGACCCATGAAGGGCATTCTGGGATACACGGAGCACCAGGTACGTTGGTTTCTTTCTTATAACTGCTCTTgaaactgttattttatttttcactacaCGTTCTTGTTGACATGGCGTCCTTTTTTTCACTCGCCGGCAGGTCGTTTCCACAGACTTCAATGGTGACGCCCGCTCATCCATCTTTGATGCTGGTGCTGGCATCGCCCTCAATGACCACTTTGTCAAGCTGGTCACATGGTATGGCTTCAGCATGGAATACTTTCATATTGGAGTTTTAAGTGATGCCTGTTGACTCCTTGTTTTCTTAACCAGGTACGACAATGAGTTTGGGTATAGCAACCGTGTCTGCGACCTGATGGCCCACATGTCTTCCAAGGAGTAAACCAACCAGCCAATCGCTCGTCACTGCACTGTGCCACGTCACCGACATTCACCTGATACCAGAGTCGTACATACGCAATAGAGCATCGTGTTATCTATGACTCTGCCAGTTTCCCTAGTGATAGTCTACTACAACCAGATGCCTAAGGAAAGGTcccacagaaacaaacaaagattTAAATTGGTGACCAattccttttttgtatttgttcccTGTTCTGTTCTTGTGTGAGATGGAGTGAAGGTGTGTGAGTCCTTGTCTGTAGTATTGAATTACTGCAGTCGGTTTTGGAATAAAGTCCTCAGTTTGTGAGAATTGCATTGTCCCATCCTCCTTTTGTCACTGCAAAAACAATTCTATAGAAAACCTGCTAATGTCTGCAGATTGATTATGTCTGTAAATGACATTAGCAAACCCTTGCAAGAGGTATCCATACATTCACAATTTTCCTCCTTTGGGAATACACGGTTGGTTCTTGATTTCATGGAGTCTTAAATGGTTAAACTGTGCGGATCCTTTCTGTTCAAAGCAATCTTTGCAACACATCACTTTTAATGAAAAGCTCATACCTAGTCCATCTGTATTTCACTTGTCTGAATCGCTAGTAGCTTGTCAACAATTTGACATGAGTTCCACTGATCAACCtgaaaagtatattttttttttaaataactgtacatatttatttgATATGTTCAGTAAGAGGAACATCATGTAGgatgttttaactgttttcctTTTAGAATTTTCCTGAAACTggacattttgtgaaattgaGTGGTTCCTGTGTGTTAGGCCATTGATGGCTTTACAGCAAATGTGTCATATCAAGACAAATGTGACTTCTTTCCTCAAACACCCATGCAAGATCTTCCTAATCTAAATCAGAATAGCTCTTACAATAACACCATACAGTTATTGGATGCTATTATTTCAATCAGTCCCAACCACAGAAATAAACTGAGAATTTAATGTATGTAAATTCAGTAAGTCAAATGGAAGATCAGATACAATAGTTCACTTTAATCCACACATTCAGATATCAGTATTTTGTGACATGTACTCTCCTTTTAAAATTGAAGCCAGAGTTGTCTACCACACCTGTTTagctaaaaatgttttaaacgtATGCATGTGTGAAACGTGGGTTACTTTACAgatataatttaaatgtattcaaaatTATTCTAAGGGAACATATGGATTCAGTAAGTGGCTGGAGAGTAGACACAATGTGGGTCAGAGGTTAAGGACTCTCAAATATTCCCCcaccctctttttctttctgtttctttcccaGACGGTTTGCTTGCCTCTTGCTTATCAATTCTAAGCCAGATTGTCAACAGTGAATTTTCAGCCCTCAGTTGAAGTGCCACATGGATTTACAGAGAGAGTGCTCACATtaagattttgaaaaaatatcagACAATCGTTTTTATGAATGCCaactgagagaagagaagacTGTCAACCAGACAACAGGAAGGTAGATGGTGATGCTTGTTTATTGTGGCTGTAATGTGTTTTCCTTCAGGTATGTGTTTATGCATCTAGGATGGAGACAGAGTAGGAAAGGGacaaatagtagtagtagtactttaTAATTCTTTGTCGTAAGAAACACTTCTTAAGGAATCTCATTAATATTAAACtcaagaagagaagagagaaacgTGTGTTTTTAAAGCACTGCAGGGCCACTGAGCAGTGGCAGAATAATACTTTATAAAAGTAAAGCTCTGCactgtgaaaatgtcaaattttctCTCTGTTACTGTTCTGTTTTAAATGCTTCTGTGGCTCTTTGAAGCTCTGGGTGCTGCCTCCTCTCTGTTTGGTATTGTGGGTCAGTGCAGTACACCCATGGGAGACAGTGGCTCACAGAGGGGCTCCTGGTTTGTCCACTCGTCCATCCACCCAATGTTCCTCTCCCAACTGTCCCTCTCTACAGACCTGGCAGTTGCTGTCTTCCTTACTTTCACAAGTAAGCAGGTTTTAAGGCACTTTCAGAGGACAATTTATCACAAAAATATGAATACCTTCATTGCCATTGTACGTGTACAACAAGATTTAATGTGCTGTACTAAAGCTACATAGGAGGCATTGCATAAAAGTAATGAGATTTTGCGtttcatgtgtgtgcatgagtcaCAGTCTCATGTGTCTCTGGATgtaagtcagtcagtcagtagtTTGTGAATATGTGGTGACACAAAACTGTTGAGTATTGTTTTTGAGTGAGtctttttatctatctatcatgtaGCTCCAAGGAAGTGACGTAACAAGCAAACagaatatatagtatagtacatcttGGTCAACACAAAAGACCTAACTGGACAtcatcaaattaaaacagacaGTTCAGGTTTTCGGAAAACAAAACGCTTGAACGAAATGCCCTCCGCCTCTGTAAACTATGCCTACATAGGTTTGGTTTGCACAGATTTAACAGATCAATGAAAAAGCAGTTGCTTTGGCTGGTTTTATTGGCTTTTTGTGGAGCAGCACACATGTTCAGTTCAACACAGAGCaggaaggacagaaagaaggCAAAAAAGAATACCTTTATCAATCCCAGTGACCATAGTTGACTAACTATGCATTGATACAATCTGACGCTCTCTGGACAAGCTCACAACACAACTGCTATTTTAAAGAGCCAAGATGAAGTCACTTCTGCATTTCTTTCTCCAGGTGTTGCATCAGTGCTGGGCAATGGCACCGCGTTGTTAGTCTACTGTCGGAAAAGAAAGAAGCTCAGACCACCAGAGCTCATGACCATCAACCTGGCTCTCTGTGATCTTGGCTTCAGCCTGTTTGGAGGGCCATGTTTCATCATTTCCAGGTAAGGAATACTTTGGCATCAACCAATCAATAGACAGGCATGAATCCAGGGTGATGGTACTGTAAGtataaatacaaacaacataTAGGCCGGCAGCTATTTGTCAGAATAAAGCCCTTCTCTGCTTATTTTTAGTCTGTGTCATGCCTGGGTGTTTGGGGAGACAGGGTGCCTTTGGTACGGCATTGTCTCGCTGCTCACCACCTGTCTCATCTCTCTGGACCGTTGCCTGAAGATCTGCTGCTTAAGATATGGCAAGTCTTCCTAACATGTACAATCCACACAGGCATGACTCTTCCTGAATCAATTGGAGCATTTCTTGCCACACAGACCTTACTTACACTATATAGATATTCTAGTCTGTAAAATACTCTCCTttctaataaaaatgtattgatttaaagtgttgttgaaagttgaaagtcattcaaagaTCGATAATTGCTTAGGTAACACTCAACTAAAGCTcctcaagaaaataaaataaaagtaatgataataacaaaaataataaaaacaacaacaacaacaatttactTATATAGTGTCTTTCATGAAACCCAtggacactttacagaattaCAGTGGCTGTTACTAAGGGAGGTTGTAGGGTGTGGTGAACAAGTGGTGTTTCAGGAGAGATGTCAAGACTTCCCATGAGGTTGAGTGTCCTTCATGCTTACTCATGAACACCCTACTTAAATAGTCACAGGTTAATTATGTGGCTTCATGCTTCTTTCCCCTCCAGGCCAACGGATTGAAAAGTGCCATGTGTATCTGTCAATAGCGCTAGTGTGGGTTTACGCATTGTTCTGGGCCTTGCTGCCTTCTTTTGGCTTTGGAAGTTATGGACCCGAACCTTATGGCACCAGCTGCACCATACACTGGTAATCTCTGATTTCTGTTAAAGTGCTGCTTGATCCTCTATTGTTTATGGCCACAAAAAGTCTCCAGATCTGGTCTGTGCATTCTCTCATTTGTAGTCTTCATGCATTTGCAGACAAACATGTAAGTGATAACCAGTCTGCCTGCATCTCTATTTCAAGGTGGAAAATGAGGTCATCTCTAAATGACAAAACCTATATTTTCCTTGTCCTGGTATTATGCTTCGGATTACCTGCACTCACCGTTGTCGGTTCATATATGGCCATCCTTCTGAAGGTGAGGAAAATGGCTGCTTCATGACACACAAAAGGAGGGTCTAGGAGctgtatctgtatttattttgttcagATGTTTTAGTCACTCATTTACAGTCAAAATGTGTAGAATATATAGGTTGAAACTCTGGCACCATCTAGTGATAGTATTAAAAAGGACATTGTGGCAGACAGAAATGTGTACACCACTACCTCCTACCCACCTCATGAAGTTTGGCCATTGAGCTATTTTTTGCAGGAGCAGTTTGTTTGAACAACTTAAATTAGGTACATGTAGTAAACAGCTACAAAGGAATAACAGGAGCTGGCCAGTCACGGATGAGGAACCACACAGACTTTTGCATATATGTGAACCAATTTACAGGTTTGTTAATACAAAGACACATCCAGGTCTTCACAAGCACAGAATCAACTATTATTATCAATTATCAGCCCTTCCCCCATTGGGCTAGGGAAGCCTCACCAAATGGgctcaaagcaacaaaaactctCTATTAGAATAATTTAAAAGATGCTataattgaaatttgaaattaatCACAAGATGGCTATACAAGCATTTACAAGATTTTTATATGTTTCATGTTGCCCTTgtaggaataaaataaaatgcttgtGAATTGTGGTATATTAAAATGTTGCTTCTGTTTTCAGGTCTATAGATCTAATCACACTCTGGCATCTATACCATCCTCCTCCATCAGTAATACTAGCAAAGACCTGAGACTTACAAAGGTAAACCCTATGAGGATCATTTTCAGATTCCTTGATACATATCCTGCATGAAAATTAAAGCTGTATGTTTATATTAGATGGCTGCTATGGTATGCACCACGTTGTTCCTGGCCTGGATGCCTTTTGCCACAGTGTCTCTGATCTCTGCACTCATAAGCAAAGATGAACCAGCGGGATCTTCACAGACTGTGGTGGAGGACTCCACTGGCATGGCCTCAAGCTCTCCAAATGCTTCAAAGATCCTGGACATCCCCTCACTGTATAACTGGACAGCTACAGAATATTACAGACAAATCTACCATAATCCTGAGAGCAAGTGGAGTGATGTGTACAACATGAATTCAGCCTCCATCACCGGCCTGTGTGATGCCATGCTCAGGTCCACCCTGGACAAAGAAGCCGAACCAGTGACCCGAATCCCCAAGCCATTCTCCTGTCTCCCACCTGAAGTCACCTTGATTCCTGCTATGTTTGCCAAGTCCCACATCATGGTCAACCCTTTCATCTACCATATAATGAACACGGAGTTCAGGCATGATATCGATGTGATGGTGTTTGGCCAAGAGAAGGCAGAGAGGAGGCGAATGCAGGCCaggggaggaagaagagtgTATGTGAAAGTAAGGAACATGAGCATGTTTACACTGTTTCTTGGGAAAATAGTGCATGTTTAGATTTTTTCAGGGTCATGTTTTAAGTCTCTGTTTCTTGCTTCTCTTTAAGGGAGCTTCAGTACTGGCAGAcctggaagagaaaaaggagcAACCCCATATCCTTTTCTGTGGAAAGAGAAAAACCAAAAGAACAGgaatggaggaagagaaaaagacaactGGGAAAATAACTCAGTAGGCTAGGGGCTGATGCATTGCAGCAAGCAGCATcagtggatagatagatagatagatagagagagagagagagagagagagagagagagaaagagaaagagagagataaaaaattAGTCTTGTAAAGTTTACATATTCGTGGTCTATCTagccaaaataaatgtatgaggggtatgtgtattgtatgtgtactcttcttgtttttcttcttattttagtATTCTTGTAGGCTACCTGTGGTTCCTAGTTTTATCCAAATCTAAACAATAAGTATCCTATCTCGAACAAAAGGGTTCTTGTTGCCACTCTACTCCAGTGTTTACGGTATCCGTGCTCTAATGCTCTTCCAATCCCGCAGCCCTTGCTCCTGCCTGCGGTCACATCTTATTGCCAGAACTTCAGTGACGCGGTTACACTGGATTTCTGTTATTCATTCACGCTCTGcgtcattttctttgtttaattacGTTTATTTTGCTTAACATCTCTTACAGAGGGGTGCCGTATTTTGTATCCTTGCTCGCAGCCAATTTGGAGccgtttttttaatgttttgtagcCCGCGGTAGAAAGCACTGATCATCAGCCCGCATTAAGACCTTTCAGCTTTAAGGATACGAGTCTTATTTAGAAACGGTTAGCTAGGCCAATTATCAGGTAGATAGGCTATTAGCTGTGCACACGTCTTTCTACGCTTAACCGCTATAGgctacttattattatttatccgTTTTATTCTGTTGTAGCAAGATAATTCCCGTCCGTGTTCATGCCAGATCTGCAGCGCTTTAGTTTTCCATACCATAGCATGAATCCTTTGTTGGGTGCCAACACGCATCTCCAACAGCATCAGAGTCAAGCTCCCGGACACCCGGACTCTCCTTCAGGCCTCCTGTCAGACACCGTTTTTGGTGGACCGGATCCGACGTCCTTCTTTCTTGGTGAGCAGCACGGACAGGGGCCCGATCATCCGGGGCCTGACTTCACCGCATCCTCACAGACTTCCCTTTACCTCCACCATAACCACAGTCACTACCAGCACCTCGCTGTGCCACATCCTCCCGCAGCCATGGCTCTCAGAAACGACTTGGGATCCAACATCAGCGTTCTCAAAACTCTCAATCTGAGGTTCAGATGCTTTTTGGCAAAGGTACACGAATTAGAGCGCAGGAATAAGATTTTAGAGAAACAGTTACAACAGGCGCTGGACGACAACAACTGCTGTCAAGGTGGATGCGGTAAGGGCAGGGGGCACACCCAGGAGGCAGGTGTACAGACCGGATTTATCGAGACCATCCCGCTCAGGCCCGGATCCCTCCCATTCCACAACACCAACAACTCAGCCAGGAGGCCTACAACACTGTTCACACCACCTCTCACAACAGCATCCGCAGAAAACACCAGTTCAACCCAAACAATTGCCACTTGTAACCCAGCCATCACCATCAGCCAGGCCTCTCCCTGTGTCGACTCCCCTGGCTCTGGCTCTAAAAGTTTGGCCAGCACCAGCGCAGGTCCGGGGAGCTCCACCAATCCCCCTCCACGGTTCCTCCCAGGCACTATCTGGTCCTACAACCACAGCCGGAAGTTTGGCCCTGGCGCGGAGCGTCTGACCAGCCCTGGAGTGTCCTGGGTGCACCCTGATGGAGTCGGGGTCCAGATTGACACCATCACCCCTGAGATAAGAGCCCTGTATAATGTGCTTGCCAAag
The genomic region above belongs to Etheostoma cragini isolate CJK2018 chromosome 6, CSU_Ecrag_1.0, whole genome shotgun sequence and contains:
- the opn9 gene encoding opsin 9 — protein: MGDSGSQRGSWFVHSSIHPMFLSQLSLSTDLAVAVFLTFTSVASVLGNGTALLVYCRKRKKLRPPELMTINLALCDLGFSLFGGPCFIISSLCHAWVFGETGCLWYGIVSLLTTCLISLDRCLKICCLRYGQRIEKCHVYLSIALVWVYALFWALLPSFGFGSYGPEPYGTSCTIHWWKMRSSLNDKTYIFLVLVLCFGLPALTVVGSYMAILLKVYRSNHTLASIPSSSISNTSKDLRLTKMAAMVCTTLFLAWMPFATVSLISALISKDEPAGSSQTVVEDSTGMASSSPNASKILDIPSLYNWTATEYYRQIYHNPESKWSDVYNMNSASITGLCDAMLRSTLDKEAEPVTRIPKPFSCLPPEVTLIPAMFAKSHIMVNPFIYHIMNTEFRHDIDVMVFGQEKAERRRMQARGGRRVYVKGASVLADLEEKKEQPHILFCGKRKTKRTGMEEEKKTTGKITQ
- the gapdh gene encoding glyceraldehyde-3-phosphate dehydrogenase; translation: MVKVGINGFGRIGRLVTRAAFTSKKVEIVAINDPFIDLEYMVYMFKYDSTHGRFHGEVKVEGDKLVIDGHKISVFHERDPANIKWGDAGAQYVVESTGVFTTIEKASAHLKGGAKRVIISAPSADAPMFVMGVNHEKYDNSLTVVSNASCTTNCLAPLAKVINDNFVIIEGLMSTVHAITATQKTVDGPSGKLWRDGRGASQNIIPASTGAAKAVGKVIPELNGKLTGMAFRVPTPNVSVVDLTVRLEKPAKYEDIKKVVKAAADGPMKGILGYTEHQVVSTDFNGDARSSIFDAGAGIALNDHFVKLVTWYDNEFGYSNRVCDLMAHMSSKE